A window of the Brassica napus cultivar Da-Ae chromosome C5, Da-Ae, whole genome shotgun sequence genome harbors these coding sequences:
- the LOC106377588 gene encoding DNA polymerase I B, chloroplastic/mitochondrial, translating into MGVSLRHFSPSSFWVSRRPRASSSVLSLLVPRHRILTRKVVITNGNARYCTASASGGSHGFQHSGRQGSSSTVEFSGEWKLSVGSKTAIMVPPTVKLTGAVSAWRKEEVNQDDASGNGSNYFRSFVPKIDYGNYQTLDNQLESRGDVVTTVDRELNGFAQQKSQRGPLVALPMEKIDDKNTVSISKVGKRTDLSKVHANLTKIYNKVRVVDNVSTAKEIVTKLVNQYRDLVHACDTEVSRIDVKSETPVDHGELICFSICCGSEVDFGDGKSCIWVDVLGENGKDVLAEFKPFFEDSSIKKVWHNYSFDNHIIRNYGINLSGFHGDTMHMARLWDSSRQTSGGYSLEALTSDPRVLGGTDTKEEAELFGKVSMKTIFGKGKLKKDGTEGKVVVIPPVEELQKDDREAWISYSALDSISTLKLYESMKKQLQAKKWFLDGKLVSGKNMFDFYQEFWQPFGELLAKMEAEGMLVDREYLAQIEVVAKAEQEVAVSRFRSWASKHCPDAKHMNVGSDTQLRQLFFGGITNSCSGEDLPYEKLFKVPNVDNVIEEGKKRATKFRNIKLHRISDNPLPTEKFTASGWPSVSGATLKALAGKVSAAYDFTEVAADDNSLEENMGGDEEFMSLPDEILETENSDTSAFGTAFDAFGGGESGKEACHAIASLCEVCSIDSLISNFILPLQGSNVSGKDGRVHCSLNINTETGRLSARRPNLQNQPALEKDRYKIRQAFIASPGNSLIVADYGQLELRILAHLARCKSMMEAFVAGGDFHSRTAMNMYPHIREAVENGQVLLEWHPQPGQEKPPVPLLKDAFASERRKAKMLNFSIAYGKTAIGLSRDWKVSVEEAQETVNLWYNDRQEVRKWQELRKKEAIQNGYVLTLLGRARKFPAYRSRAQKNHIERAAINTPVQGSAADVAMCAMLEITTNERLNELGWKLLLQVHDEVILEGPSESAELAKSIVVDCMCKPFNGKNILSVDLSVDAKCAQNWYAAK; encoded by the exons ATGGGGGTCTCTCTCCGCCACTTTTCTCCCTCTTCTTTCTGGGTCTCGCGCCGTCCTCGCGCTTCTTCTTCCGTTCTTTCGTTACTCGTTCCTCGCCATAGAATCCTTACCAG AAAAGTAGTTATCACAAATGGAAATGCTAGATATTGCACTGCTTCAGCTTCTGGTGGTTCCCATGGGTTTCAGCATTCAGGTCGTCAAGGGTCTTCTTCTACTGTTGAGTTTAGCGGAGAGTGGAAACTTAGTGTTGGATCTAAGACTGCCATAATGGTTCCACCAACTGTGAAACTAACCGGAGCTGTAAGTGCTTGGAGAAAAGAGGAAGTCAATCAGGACGATGCTTCTGGTAACGGCAGTAACTATTTCAGAAGCTTCGTCCCAAAGATAGATTATGGAAACTACCAGACCTTGGATAACCAGCTAGAATCCAGAGGTGACGTTGTTACCACGGTTGATAGAGAGTTGAATGGCTTTGCGCAACAGAAGAGTCAAAGAGGACCTCTCGTAGCGTTGCCAATGGAGAAGATAGATGACAAGAATACGGTATCCATTTCCAAAGTGGGAAAACGAACCGACCTGTCCAAAGTCCATGCGAaccttacaaaaatatataataaggttCGTGTTGTGGATAATGTGTCTACCGCAAAGGAAATTGTGACTAAGCTCGTGAATCAATATAGGGATCTCGTCCATGCGTGCGATACAGAG GTGTCGAGGATTGATGTGAAGAGTGAAACACCTGTGGACCATGGCGAGCTTATATGTTTCAGTATATGTTGTGGATCAGAAGTAGACTTTGGAGATGGAAAGTCATGCATATGGGTGGATGTTCTTGGTGAAAATGGCAAGGATGTCTTGGCTGAGTTTAAGCCATTTTTCGAAGACTCATCCATAAAAAAA GTATGGCATAACTACAGCTTTGATAACCACATTATAAGAAACTACGGAATCAACCTTTCTGGTTTTCATGGTGATACAATGCACATGGCACGATTGTGGGATTCGTCTAGACAGACATCGGGTGGTTATTCGCTGGAAGCACTCACAAGTGACCCAAGAGTTCTTGGGGGAACTGATACAAAGGAGGAAGCAGAACTATTCGGTAAAGTATCAATGAAGACGATCTTCGGCAAGGGGAAACTGAAGAAAGATGGAACCGAGGGGAAAGTGGTGGTCATCCCACCTGTTGAAGAGCTGCAAAAGGATGATCGAGAAGCTTGGATTTCGTACTCTGCGCTGGATTCCATAAGCACACTAAAGCTTTACGAGAGCATGAAGAAACAACTGCAAGCGAAGAAATGGTTTCTTGATGGGAAGCTGGTTTCGGGAAAGAACATGTTTGACTTTTACCAAGAGTTTTGGCAACCTTTCGGTGAGCTTCTTGCTAAAATGGAAGCGGAGGGGATGCTAGTAGATAGGGAGTATCTTGCGCAGATTGAGGTTGTAGCCAAGGCAGAACAGGAAGTTGCTGTTTCTAGGTTCCGGAGCTGGGCCTCGAAGCATTGTCCTGATGCAAAGCATATGAATGTTGGCAGTGATACGCAATTGAGACAGCTCTTTTTCGGTGGCATTACTAACAG TTGTAGTGGTGAGGATCTTCCATATGAAAAGCTGTTCAAAGTCCCCAATGTTGATAACGTGATTGAAGAAGGCAAAAAAAGAGCCACAAAGTTCCGGAACATCAAACTGCATAGGATTAGTGACAATCCTCTGCCTACTGAAAAGTTCACCGCCTCAGGGTGGCCTTCTGTTAGTGGAGCTACTTTGAAAGCCTTAGCTGGGAAAGTCTCTGCAGCTTACGACTTTACAGAGGTCGCTGCAGATGATAATTCTCTAGAAGAAAACATGGGAGGAGATGAGGAGTTTATGTCGCTACCAGATGAAATTTTGGAAACGGAGAACTCAGATACATCTGCTTTTGGAACAGCGTTTGATGCGTTTGGTGGGGGTGAAAGTGGAAAAGAGGCTTGCCATGCAATTGCTTCATTATGCGAAGTTTGCTCCATTGATtctttaatatcaaattttattcTTCCTCTGCAG GGAAGTAATGTGTCAGGCAAAGATGGTCGTGTCCACTGCTCCCTGAATATCAACACTGAAACTGGGAGGTTGTCAGCTAGAAGGCCAAATTTGCAG AACCAACCTGCGTTGGAGAAAGATCGGTACAAGATCCGTCAGGCCTTTATAGCATCTCCTGGAAATTCTCTTATTGTTGCTGACTATGGGCAG CTGGAACTTAGGATTCTGGCACATCTTGCTCGCTGCAAAAGCATGATGGAAGCTTTCGTGGCCGGTGGTGACTTCCACTCGAGAACTGCCATGAATATGTATCCACATATTCGTGAAGCTGTCGAAAATGGTCAAGTGCTCCTTGAATGGCATCCCCAACCTGGACAGGAGAAGCCACCAGTGCCATTATTAAAG GACGCCTTTGCTTCTGAGAGAAGAAAAGCTAAGATGCTCAACTTTTCGATTGCGTATGGGAAGACTGCTATTGGGCTTTCTAGAGACTGGAAG GTTTCGGTAGAAGAAGCTCAAGAGACGGTTAATCTCTGGTATAATGACAGACAAGAAGTCCGGAAATGGCAAGAACTACGCAAGAAAGAAGCTATACAAAATGGGTATGTGCTGACTTTGTTGGGAAGGGCTCGTAAGTTCCCTGCGTACCGTTCACGTGCCCAAAAGAACCATATCGAACGAGCAGCAATCAACACTCCTGTTCAG GGAAGTGCGGCTGATGTTGCTATGTGCGCTATGCTGGAGATAACAACAAATGAACGTTTAAACGAGCTTGGTTGGAAGCTGCTTCTACAA GTTCATGATGAAGTAATCTTGGAAGGACCAAGTGAATCAGCCGAGTTAGCTAAATCCATAGTTGTGGACTGCATGTGTAAACCTTTCAACGGCAAGAACATTCTCTCAGTCGATTTGTCTGTTGATGCCAAGTGTGCTCAGAACTGGTATGCTGCTAAGTAA
- the LOC106377589 gene encoding protein LHCP TRANSLOCATION DEFECT, translating to MASISSCTAPCASLFSSTTKPINSSSSSSSSSVRLSSRFLGTRVVKLSIRLGPSNGSRATCWFKFGKNGVDAENAGIYGSQSRDDFDRDDVEQYFNYMGMLAVEGTYDKMEALLNQNIHPVDILLMLAASEGDKPKIEELLRAGADYTVKDADGRTALDRASSEEIRDLILGSLTQKA from the exons ATGGCTTCCATTTCATCATGCACAGCTCCTTGTGCGAGCTTATTCTCCTCTACCACCAAACCTATCAacagttcttcttcttcttcttcctcctcagtAAGGCTCTCCTCTCGGTTTCTTGGAACTCGGGTTGTGAAGCTCAGTATCCGACTCGGACCCTCCAATGGGTCTAGAGCCACTTGCTGGTTCAAGTTCGGAAAGAACGGCGTCGATGCTGAGAATGCTGGAATCTATGGCAGCCAATCACGTGATGATTTCGATAGAGACGATGTCGAACAG TATTTCAACTACATGGGGATGCTTGCGGTTGAAGGTACCTATGATAAGATGGAGGCTCTTCTAAACCAAAACATTCATCCTGTAGATATTCTTCTGATGTTAGCAGCCTCAGAAGGAGACAAGCCTAAGATAGAGGAGCTCCTCAGAGCCGGCGCTGACTACACTGTTAAGGACGCTGATGGAAGAACCGCTCTTGACAGAGCCAGCAGTGAGGAGATCCGTGATTTGATCCTTGGATCTCTCACTCAAAAGGCTTGA